Within the Hypericibacter adhaerens genome, the region ATATCGGCGTGGACGGCCCGATGGCCGGGCGCCTGCTGGCCGAGCGCGTCCTGGCCGATGGCGGCGCCACGCCCTTGGGCAGCAACCATATGCGCGTGGCCGAGGTCGAGTTCGCCTTCCGCATGGGCCGCGACCTGCCGCCGCGCGAGATCGCCTATTCGACCGAGGAGGTGCTGGCCGCGGTCGACACGCTCCATCCCGCGATCGAGATCCCGGATTCCCGCTATGACGATTTCGTCACGGCCGGCGCGCCGCAGCTCATCGCCGATGATGCCTGCGCCCACCTGGTCGTGGCGGGCGCCGCCGCCAAGGCGGACTGGCGCCGGATCGACCTCGCCGCGCACAAGGGCCGGGGCCGCAACGAAGGCAGGTTCGAGCGCGAGGGCATCGGCGCCAATGTGCTGGGCGACCCGCGCATCGCGCTCGCCTGGCTCGCCAACGAGCTGCGCGCGCTGGGCATCACGCTCGGCCAGGGCCAGACCGTCATCACCGGCACCTGCGTGAAGCCGATCGAGGTCGAGCCCGGCGACCATGTCGTGGCCGATCTGGGCGTGCTCGGCGGCCTCTCGATCCGTTTCACCTGACGCGCGCGGACCGTCCTTTGCTGGAAATCTTCGTCGATGCCGATGCCTGCCCGGTGAAGGAAGAGGTGATCCGCGTCGCGGACCGCCACCGCCTCGCCGTCCACATGGTCGGCAACAGCTGGATGCGGCTCGACGGCGCCACCTCGGTCAACCGCGTGGTGGTGCCGGAAGGCTTCGATGCCGCGGACAATTGGATCGCCGAGCATGTCGGCGCCGGCGACATCGCCATCACCGCCGATATCCGCCTCGCCGCCCGCTGCCTCGCGCGGGGTGCGCGCGTGCTCGGGCCCACGGGCAAGCCCTTCACCGAGGCCGGCATCGGCATGGCGCTCGCGATGCGCGACCTCAACGAATATCTGCGCGATGCGGGCGAGATTCGCGGCGGCGGCCCGGCCTTCTCGCGCCAGGACCGCTCGCGCTTCCTCGAAGCGCTGGAGCAGACGATCCAGTCGCTGAAGCGCGAGCGCCCCTCTTCCTGAACGAGCTATTTCAGGCACACCGCCTCGATATTGTTGCCGTCGGGATCGAGCAGGAAGGCCGCGTAATAGGTCGGGCTGTAGTCGGCGCGCAGGCCCGGCTTGCCCTGGTCGCGCCCGCCGGCCTTGAGGCCCTCCTTGTGGAAGCGGTCGACCGCGCCGCGATCGGCAGCGGAGAACGCGACATGCGTGGCGGCGACCGCCTTGCCGTCGGCCGGATAGAGCCACAGGGCCGGCGCGCCGGGCGGACCGAAGCCGGCGCTCGAGGCGTCCTGCGAGCAGAGCCCGTGGCCCAGCGGTGCCAGCGCCGCCTTGTAGAAGCGTACGCTCGCCGCGATGTCCTTCACCTTCAATCCGACATGGTCGTACATGATGTCCTCCATCGTTGGAGGATCATGCTAGGAGCGCGGCACCGATCCGTTCTTGGAAGAACTTGCGATCGCCCCGCGCCGTCCTGCGGAAGCGCCGCGGCGAAACGCCGGCCGCGCGATGAAAGCTGCGCACGAAATTGGAGAGATCGGCGAAGCCCACCTCGTAGGCGATCGCCGTGATCGGGCTGTCATCCTCGGCGAGACGCCGGGCGGCCCGGCGCAGCCGCGCGCGGATCAGATATTGATGCGGCGTCACGCCGAGCGCGCGGCGAAACAGGCGCAGGAAGTGGAACGGGCTGAGGCCCGCGGCATGCGCCGCCTTGTCGAGATCGATCGGCTCCGGCGCGTTCTCGTCGATCCAGAGCGCCGCCTCGACGGCGCGGCGACGATCGCGCGCCGTCACCGCCGCGGCCGGCCCCGTTTTCCCGGAGACGATTTTCGCCACGCGCCCGGCGAGCGCCATGCCGGCTTCGGCGATGTCGACATCGCTGCGACCCTCGGCGGCGGCCTGCGCCAGTTCGCCCAACACCATCAGCTCGGGCAGCGGCGGCAAGGCGCCGGCCTGCCATATCTCGGTCCCGCCCGGCGCCAGCGCCTCGACCAGGGACGGCACCAGATCGAACGCCAGGCATTCGTCGCCGCAGACATGATCGTGGCTGCAGACATATTCGACACCGGGCCGCCCGATCAGGATGGAGCCCGTCACCAGCTCATGGGCGCGACCTTGCGCGCGATAGCCAAAGCTGCCCTCGCGCAGATAGGCCATGGTGTAACCGGTGTGGCATTCGGCGAAGGGCCGGTCGCCCAGCCGGGCGCTGCAGCGATAGTCGCTCGCCGTGATCGAGGCGCTCTGCCGCAAGATGCGCATCGGCATGCCAGCCGCTCCTAATGGCGGCGCGCCGGCGCGCGGGCCGGCTTCGCCATCGCCGGCAGGCTCTCGAACAGCGTCGGGGTGCTGCCGATCTGGGCGCCCTCGATGCCGAGCATGCGCAGCTTGGTCTCGATGCCGCCATTGGCGGAGAAGCCGGTGAGCTTGCCGTTGGCGCCCATCACCCGATGGCAGGGCACGATGATGGCGAAGGGGTTCTGACCCAGCGCCTGCCCGACATCGCGCGCCAGCGCGCGATCGCCGAGCTCGATCGCGATCTCGCCATAGGTCCGCGTCCGGCCCGGCGGAATGCGGCGCGCGATCTCATAGACCCGGCGGTTGAACGCGGGCACCGGCGTCATGTCGAGCGCAACGAAGGAGAGATCGCTCGGCTTGCCTTCGAGCAGCGCCACGATCGCGGCGATGGCTTGCTCGATGGCCGGGGGCGGGGATGCCTGCTCGAGGCCGGGATGACGGCGGCGCAGCCTGGCGCGCGTGGCCGCGTCGCTGGGCTCGGGCAGCTGCAGCGCCACCACGCCCTGTCGGTTCCAGCCGAGGGCGCAGCGTCCGATCGCCGTGTCGAAAAGCGTGTAGCCTTGATCGGTCATGGTGTCGCGCCAGCATATCGCCGCCGGCGCTCGCGGACTTGCCGAATCTTGCTATTCGGCGGCGGGCAAACGCAGGGCGAGCAGGAAGGCCGCCATCGCCGCGAGACCTGTCACCGCACGGACATGGTTCCACAGCGTCCATTCGCGTAAGTAGCGCAGCCAGAGCGAGGCGCCCTCGGCGCTGCCAGGATCGGCCGCCGCCAGCGCGTCGTTGCGCGGCACGTTGAAGACCATCGTGACGACCACGGTGCCGATCAGGTAGAGCAGCCCGCCCGCCAGCAGCCAGAGGCTGCGCGGCTCTTCCCAGCCCGAGACCGCCGCGGCCAGCAAAGCCAGACAGAGGAGCCCGGTCCCGAACATGGTGCCCAGGAACAGCGGGGTGATCACCACGATGTTGATCGACTGCATCGCCGCGATCCCCTGCGCCGCCGGCAGCCGCGCCAGGGCACCCATGACGAAGCTCGAAAAAGCGAAGAAAACCCCGGCCACCAGCCCGGTGCCCAGGGTCGAGAGGAAGATCAGGCCTGTGATCAGCCGGTCGCTCATGGGGTTCTCCTGAATATGAGGAATATTCATATTTACAAAAGTGATAAAGGCTCATATTTTGGGAGTCAACGAATTTGCCAAATGGCGCCCTTTCCTCGTCACCTGCCGCTTACCCCCTCGTCACCCCCGCGAAAGCGGGGCCCCATCCCGACACTCGACGCGCCGGCTCAAGATGGATCCCCGCTTTCGCGGGGATGACGAAGGAGGACCGGAGGTCGTGAGAAGAGGCGCGGCGCGTTTCATGGAGAGAGCGTGTCCTCCGTCCCTGCCCTTCTTCTCGATCCCGTTCCGCCCGCCCCCTCTCCCCTGCGCCGCGCGCCCAGCCAGCGGCGGGCGCGCGAGCGGGTCGAGCGGATCCTGGCGACGGCCACTGACATCATCGCCGCCGAGGGCAGCGAGGCGATGCGCATGGCCGAGCTGGCCAGGAAGGCCGGCGTCTCGATCGGCTCGCTCTACCAGTATTTCCCGGACAAGGCGGCGATCCTCCGCCTGCTGGCCGAGCGCTACAACGCGCAAGGTCGCGCCTGCATCGCGGCGGCGCTGGCGGCCGTGCGGACGCGCGACGATCTCGTCCGCGCTTTCGGCGAGCTGGTCGACACCTACTATGGCCTGTTCCTGAAGGAACCCGTGATGCGCGACATCGGCTCGGGCGTCCAGGCCGACAAGGGCCTGCGCGAGATCGACCTCGCCGACAGTCGCGCCAACGGCGCGGTGCTGGCGGCGACCCTGGCGCGGCTCGAGCCCGCGGCGGACCGGGCGGCGCTCGAAGCCAGGGCCTTTCTCATCATGCAGCTCGGCGAGGCGACCATGCGGCTCGCCATCTCGGTCGATCGCCCCGAGGGCGACCGGCTGGTCGCGAGCTACAAGCGCATGGTGCTGCGCGAGCTGGCCGCCGGCTAGCGCCCGGGCGCCGGGCTAGACGGCATCCGCCTCGAAACGCGCCGGCGCCTTCGGGCCGGCGAGGCAGGGCGCCACGAAGAGCCGCCGCGTCCAGGCGCCCTCGAGCGTCCGGGTCGCGACGATGATCCAGAAGATCGCGAGGCAGACGACGAGGCCGCCGCCGATCGCCGCGAACAGCTCGAGCCGCGTCGCCCGCGCCAGGGCGAGCGTCGCCAGGGCATAGACGGCCAGCGGGAAGGTGAAGCCCCACCAGCCGAGATTGAAGGGCAGCCCCTCGCGCAGATAGCGGATCGTCTTCAGCACCGCCAGGGCCAGCCACCAGGCGCCATAGCCCCACAGCAGGATGCCGCCGATGACGCCGAGCCCGAGCGCCACCTCGCCGATGCCGGCCAGGCCGTTCGCCGCGAAGATGGCGGGCGCATCGCTGCCCAGCAGCAGCAGGCCCAGGGCGCCGGTGCCGATCGGCCCCAGCGCCAGCCAGGCGGAGACGCCCAGATCGCGTTCCGGCAGCTTGTGCAGGACCAGCCGCAGCACCAGGAGCACGAGGATGCTCATGGCGAGCGGCACCGAGCAGGCCCAGAGCCCATAGCCCAGCACGAGAACGAGGAAGGCGTCCGGGGCCGCCAGATGCGGCGCCAGCAGCCCGGCGCTCGCGGCCGCGACCTCGCAGGCCACGATCGGCAGGAGCCAGACGGCCGTCAGCTTCTCGATGCTGTGCTCCTGGCGCGTGAACATGAAATAGGGAATGGCGATTCCGCAGAGGAGCGACAGCGCGGCGTCGATCCACCACAGCCCATGGGCGATGACGATCGCCGCATCGCCGATCAGGGCGGGTCCGAAGGCGAGGAAGCCGTTGACGATGGTGGCCAGCCCCATCGGGATCGCGCCGAAGAACATCGACATGACCGGGTGCTGGAAGATGCGCCGCGCCTCGTCGAAGAAGATCGCCCAGCGCGCCGCATAGAGCAGGCTGAACAGCGAGAAGAGCAGGATGTTGGCGAGCCAGAGGCCGACCGCCAGCGGATGCAGGCCCGGGAGGGCGAGCGGGGACTGGTTGAGCGTCAGCGCCAGCGCACCCGTGCCCATGGTCGCGGTGAACCAGTTCGGCGTGAACTGGCGGACGATCGCCAGCCCCGGCGCCATTTCGCCATCGGCGACCGGTTGCAGGGCTCTGCGGGCATGGGTCATGGGAAGCGGTTTCGTGCGGGTGATGGCCTCGACGCACGAGAAGCTACGCACTCCCAATCGATCTTTCCAATAGATGGAATCTATGATTATGATCTCAATATAAGATCGAACGGGATACGGCCGATGACCCTGGAGCAGCTCCGCATCTTCGTGGCGGTCGCCGAACGGCAGCATGTCACCCAGGCGGCGCGGGCGCTCAATCTGGCGCAGTCGGCGGCGAGCCACGCCGTCGCGGTGCTGGAGGCGCAGTACGGGACGAGGCTGTTCGATCGCGTCGGCCGCCGCATCGAGCTCACGGAGGCAGGCCGCACTCTCCTGGCGGAGGCGCGGACGATCCTGGCGCAGGTGGAGCATGCGGAGCGGACCCTGAGCGAGTTCGACAAGCTCGAACGCGGCACGCTTGCGGTCCAGGCGAGCCAGACCATCGCGAGCTACTGGTTGCCGCGCCACCTGGTCGCGTTCCAGCGCCGCCATCCGCGCATCGAGATCCGGCTCACGATCGGCAACACCGCACAGGTGGCCGAGGCGATCGAGACCGGCATGGCGGAGCTGGGCTTCGTCGAGGGCGCGGTGGAAAGCGCCGCTCTGGTCAGCAAGCCCGTCGCGCGGGACCAGCTCGTCCTCGTCGTCGGTCCCGAGCATCCCTGGGCGGACGCGACGAAGCTCGCGCCGAAGGATCTCGCCGGCGGCGAATGGGTGCTGCGCGAGCCGGGATCGGGCACGCGCTCCGTCTTCGAGCAGGCGCTATCGCGCCTCGGCGTCGGCGCCCGGGATCTGCGGATCGCGATGGAGCTGCCCTCGAACGAGGCGGTGCGGGCCGCGGTCGAGGCAGGCCTCGGCGCCACCGCCATTTCCGCCTCGGTGGCCGCGCCCGGCATCGAGGCCGGCCTGCTGCGCCAATTGCCGGTGAAGCTGCCCGAGCGCGAGTTCCACCTGCTCGCCCACAGAAACCGCCCTCGCAGCCGCCTTGCCGACGCGCTGCTGGCCACGCTGGCCGAAGCCGGCCCCTCCCGTCCCAGGCCCCCGGGCCGAAAGCCACGCGCGAGATGAGATCGCAAATCCGCGCGATGACAAGGGTTTAATGCAAAGCTGAAACCGATTCATCACAGTTATCGATTGGATTCCATCCGCCAAACATCCTAGATGATGGCCGATCCCATCATCGAAGGAGACCTCGGATGCCGCATTCCGCCAAGCGCGTCACCGTCACGGGCGCCGCCGGCCAGATCTGCTACTCGCTCCTGTTCCGCCTCGCCAAGGGCGACGTGTTCGGGCCCGATCAGCCGGTCATCCTGCAGCTGCTCGAAATACCGCAGGCCCTCCCGGCCGTCCGCGGCGTGGTGATGGAGCTCGAGGATTGCGCCTTTCCGCTCCTGGCCGGGGTGGTGGTCACCGACGATCCGGCCGTGGCATTCCGTGATACCGACGCGGCCTTCCTGATCGGTGCCCGGCCGCGCAGCAAGGGCATGGAACGGCGCGACCTGCTGCTCGCCAATGCCGAGATCTTCAAGGTGCAAGGCCAGGCTCTCGACAA harbors:
- a CDS encoding helix-turn-helix transcriptional regulator — protein: MPMRILRQSASITASDYRCSARLGDRPFAECHTGYTMAYLREGSFGYRAQGRAHELVTGSILIGRPGVEYVCSHDHVCGDECLAFDLVPSLVEALAPGGTEIWQAGALPPLPELMVLGELAQAAAEGRSDVDIAEAGMALAGRVAKIVSGKTGPAAAVTARDRRRAVEAALWIDENAPEPIDLDKAAHAAGLSPFHFLRLFRRALGVTPHQYLIRARLRRAARRLAEDDSPITAIAYEVGFADLSNFVRSFHRAAGVSPRRFRRTARGDRKFFQERIGAALLA
- a CDS encoding VOC family protein, coding for MEDIMYDHVGLKVKDIAASVRFYKAALAPLGHGLCSQDASSAGFGPPGAPALWLYPADGKAVAATHVAFSAADRGAVDRFHKEGLKAGGRDQGKPGLRADYSPTYYAAFLLDPDGNNIEAVCLK
- a CDS encoding LysR family transcriptional regulator, with product MTLEQLRIFVAVAERQHVTQAARALNLAQSAASHAVAVLEAQYGTRLFDRVGRRIELTEAGRTLLAEARTILAQVEHAERTLSEFDKLERGTLAVQASQTIASYWLPRHLVAFQRRHPRIEIRLTIGNTAQVAEAIETGMAELGFVEGAVESAALVSKPVARDQLVLVVGPEHPWADATKLAPKDLAGGEWVLREPGSGTRSVFEQALSRLGVGARDLRIAMELPSNEAVRAAVEAGLGATAISASVAAPGIEAGLLRQLPVKLPEREFHLLAHRNRPRSRLADALLATLAEAGPSRPRPPGRKPRAR
- a CDS encoding methylated-DNA--[protein]-cysteine S-methyltransferase gives rise to the protein MTDQGYTLFDTAIGRCALGWNRQGVVALQLPEPSDAATRARLRRRHPGLEQASPPPAIEQAIAAIVALLEGKPSDLSFVALDMTPVPAFNRRVYEIARRIPPGRTRTYGEIAIELGDRALARDVGQALGQNPFAIIVPCHRVMGANGKLTGFSANGGIETKLRMLGIEGAQIGSTPTLFESLPAMAKPARAPARRH
- a CDS encoding TetR/AcrR family transcriptional regulator produces the protein MSSVPALLLDPVPPAPSPLRRAPSQRRARERVERILATATDIIAAEGSEAMRMAELARKAGVSIGSLYQYFPDKAAILRLLAERYNAQGRACIAAALAAVRTRDDLVRAFGELVDTYYGLFLKEPVMRDIGSGVQADKGLREIDLADSRANGAVLAATLARLEPAADRAALEARAFLIMQLGEATMRLAISVDRPEGDRLVASYKRMVLRELAAG
- a CDS encoding TDT family transporter: MTHARRALQPVADGEMAPGLAIVRQFTPNWFTATMGTGALALTLNQSPLALPGLHPLAVGLWLANILLFSLFSLLYAARWAIFFDEARRIFQHPVMSMFFGAIPMGLATIVNGFLAFGPALIGDAAIVIAHGLWWIDAALSLLCGIAIPYFMFTRQEHSIEKLTAVWLLPIVACEVAAASAGLLAPHLAAPDAFLVLVLGYGLWACSVPLAMSILVLLVLRLVLHKLPERDLGVSAWLALGPIGTGALGLLLLGSDAPAIFAANGLAGIGEVALGLGVIGGILLWGYGAWWLALAVLKTIRYLREGLPFNLGWWGFTFPLAVYALATLALARATRLELFAAIGGGLVVCLAIFWIIVATRTLEGAWTRRLFVAPCLAGPKAPARFEADAV
- a CDS encoding YaiI/YqxD family protein — protein: MEIFVDADACPVKEEVIRVADRHRLAVHMVGNSWMRLDGATSVNRVVVPEGFDAADNWIAEHVGAGDIAITADIRLAARCLARGARVLGPTGKPFTEAGIGMALAMRDLNEYLRDAGEIRGGGPAFSRQDRSRFLEALEQTIQSLKRERPSS
- a CDS encoding 2-keto-4-pentenoate hydratase is translated as MLTDRDIDQASALLLDHWQKGRRLAALPDALRPRSRAEGYAIQARLERHTARPLFGWKIAATSKAGQAHIGVDGPMAGRLLAERVLADGGATPLGSNHMRVAEVEFAFRMGRDLPPREIAYSTEEVLAAVDTLHPAIEIPDSRYDDFVTAGAPQLIADDACAHLVVAGAAAKADWRRIDLAAHKGRGRNEGRFEREGIGANVLGDPRIALAWLANELRALGITLGQGQTVITGTCVKPIEVEPGDHVVADLGVLGGLSIRFT
- a CDS encoding anthrone oxygenase family protein, translated to MSDRLITGLIFLSTLGTGLVAGVFFAFSSFVMGALARLPAAQGIAAMQSINIVVITPLFLGTMFGTGLLCLALLAAAVSGWEEPRSLWLLAGGLLYLIGTVVVTMVFNVPRNDALAAADPGSAEGASLWLRYLREWTLWNHVRAVTGLAAMAAFLLALRLPAAE